A window of the Gossypium hirsutum isolate 1008001.06 chromosome A05, Gossypium_hirsutum_v2.1, whole genome shotgun sequence genome harbors these coding sequences:
- the LOC107958818 gene encoding LOW QUALITY PROTEIN: 1-phosphatidylinositol-3-phosphate 5-kinase FAB1A-like (The sequence of the model RefSeq protein was modified relative to this genomic sequence to represent the inferred CDS: inserted 2 bases in 2 codons), whose product MGTSDDKQSDHVDTKSWIPRSELLNVSRDFWMPDQSCRVCYECDSQFTIFNRRHHCRLCGRVFCAKCTANSVPVPSDEPRAVREDSERIRVCNYCFKQWEQGIAVDNNGTKTPSPDLSPSPSAASLASTKSSCTYNSGSSFVGSTPYATGPYYRVNCNSGLSHCESSQMNGAEQNSETSGMSTDQSSALVDSYSNRFDFCSNRSDDEDDDYGAYRSDSESKHYAHAEEYYGAINIDEYGRVYGSDKVHPDAVNIDAKSLSGSPLAKNFDTSVDEIKKFEEENEQENADEGEAPAYDVDGTDAEPVDFENNWLLWLPPEPADGEDEREAALFDDDDEDEGATGEWGYLRSNSFGTGERSRDKSVEEHRRAMKNVVEGHFRALVSQLLQVENLPVRDDDGRENWLDIITSLSWEAATLLKPDTSKGGGMDPGGYVKVKCIASGRPSESAVVKGVVCKKNVAHRRMTSKIEKPRFLILGGALEYQRISNHLSSFDTLLQQEMDHLKMAVAKIGAHHPNVLLVEKSVSRYAQDYLLAKDISLVLNIKRPLLERIARCTGAQIVPSIDHLTSPKLGYCDVFHVEKFLRXHGSAGQGGKXLTKTLMFFEGCPKPLGYTILLKGANGDELKKVKHVVQYGVFAAYHLALETSFLADEGATLPELPLKSPITVALPDKPSSIDRSISIVPGFTIPSSRKPMASQSINELQKSNKGVVSDGPSFANNLQGGKSTEANLSCLSKGPQTVSNSKESVFDSVEDVSSLNSQSASRMETSSCDYVPSSNLAFCKVGVDPKESVKRKTTSSGEDLTGNQFISLSQKLSEAPQQRGGSHHADCALLAAFHLDDPGMASSKQEPINNNEEAGSSKDEFSPSPSDHQSILVSLSTRCVLKGTVCERSHLFRIKYYGSFDKPLGRFLQDHLFDQSSRCRSCEMPSEAHVHCYTHRQGSLTISVKKLPDPPLPGEREGKIWMWHRCLRCPRTNGFPPATRRVVMSDAAWGLSFGKFLELSFSNHAAASRVASCGHSLHRDCLRFYGFGRMVACFRYASIDVHSVYLPPSKLEFNHDNQEWIQSEANEVSNRAEFLFSEVYNALQKFSEKLLGSESNNCGIKAPERRSCIEELEAIFQKIEKNFRLLDSLQEVLCKEVKVGQPVIDILEVNKLRRKMLFLSYIWDQRLIHAYSSLNNNIQEVISSPTPKLGLKPTSSVEKLVEMNVSPKPTKVISGCSSALVENKPDINMNQVGNTDEISKPGGSQKEKHMDQNFDNRKEAESSLSSSANSSQKSDSVESERVKRGVLSEGEFPSMENLSDTLEAAWTGETHPGSVLPKENGFSVPDSAVADMSAAVSSDPGNRASGRGEMEVARSPQSDLPTKGLESMEKPMSWESMPFPNFHDSFNKNSSFNVQKLNISEYNPVYISSFRELEKQSGPRLLLPVGVNETVVPVYDDEPASIIAYALVSSDYHSQISELERRKDAVDSAVSSSLFDSINLLSLNSFSDISDTYRSFGSGDDSILSLSGSQISLVSDPLLYTKDLHARVSFTDDGPLGKVKYSVTCYYAKRFESLRRTCCPSELDFIRSLSRCKKWDAQGGKSKVFFAKTLDDRFIIKQVTKTELESFVKFGPAYFKYLSDSINTRSPTCLAKILGIYQVSSKHLKGGKESKMDVLVMENLLFRRKVTRLYDLKGSSRSRYNPDTSGSNKVLLDQNLIEAMPTSPIFVGSKAKRLLERAVWNDTSFLALVDVMDYSLLVGVDEEKHELVLGIIDFMRQYTWDKHLETWVKTSGILGGQNAPPTVISPQQYKKRFRKAMTAYFLMVPDQWSPPTIAPSGSQTDLCEENTQGGNSVE is encoded by the exons ATGGGCACGTCTGACGACAAACAATCTGACCATGTTGACACTAAGTCGTGGATCCCTAGGAGTGAGCTTCTGAATGTGTCAAGGGATTTTTGGATGCCCGATCAGAGTTGTAGGGTATGCTACGAGTGTGACTCCCAATTTACAATATTTAATCGTAGGCATCATTGTCGACTTTGTGGCCGTGTTTTCTGTGCCAAGTGTACAGCAAACTCAGTTCCTGTCCCATCTGATGAGCCAAGAGCTGTTCGTGAAGATTCAGAAAGGATTAGGGTATGTAATTACTGCTTCAAGCAATGGGAGCAGGGAATAGCAGTTGACAATAATGGGACCAAAACACCTAGTCCTGATCTCAGTCCATCTCCATCAGCAGCAAGCTTGGCCAGTACCAAGTCCAGCTGCACCTATAATAGTGGTAGCAGCTTTGTTGGTTCTACACCATATGCAACCGGACCTTACTATCGCGTGAATTGTAATTCTGGTCTTAGCCATTGTGAATCTTCCCAAATGAATGGTGCTGAGCAAAACAGTGAGACATCTGGGATGAGCACAGATCAAAGTTCAGCCTTAGTAGATTCTTATTCAAACCGTTTTGACTTTTGTAGTAACAG GAGTGATGACGAAGATGATGATTATGGTGCATATCGTTCAGATTCAGAATCAAAGCATTATGCTCATGCTGAAGAGTATTATGGTGCAATCAATATTGACGAATATGGCCGTGTTTATGGATCAGATAAAGTGCATCCTGATGCGGTGAACATTGATGCGAAATCTTTGAGTGGTTCACCATTAGCTAAGAATTTTGATACAAGTGTGGATGAAATCAagaaatttgaagaagaaaatgagcAAGAGAATGCTGATGAGGGTGAAGCTCCTGCTTATGATGTGGATGGTACTGATGCTGAGCCTGTGGATTTTGAGAACAATTGGCTACTGTGGCTCCCTCCAGAGCCTGCGGATGGGGAGGATGAGAGGGAAGCTGCTCTATTTGATGATGACGACGAGGATGAGGGTGCTACAGGAGAGTGGGGATATTTACGTTCAAATAGCTTTGGCACCGGGGAACGTAGCAGGGATAAGTCTGTTGAGGAGCACAGGCGAGCCATGAAAAATGTTGTAGAAGGGCATTTTCGAGCTTTGGTCTCTCAGCTTTTGCAGGTTGAAAACCTTCCTGTACGGGATGATGATGGCAGAGAGAATTGGTTGGATATAATCACGTCTTTGTCATGGGAAGCTGCAACACTTCTGAAGCCAGATACAAGCAAGGGAGGAGGAATGGATCCTGGAGGATATGTGAAAGTTAAATGCATAGCTTCCGGGCGTCCAAGTGAAAG TGCTGTGGTTAAAGGAGTTGTTTGTAAGAAAAATGTAGCTCATCGACGAATGACTTCGAAAATAGAAAAACCTCGTTTTCTAATTCTTGGAGGAGCTTTGGAATATCAGCGTATTTCTAACCACTTGTCCAGTTTTGATACATTGTTGCAGCAG GAAATGGACCATTTGAAGATGGCAGTTGCTAAAATTGGTGCACATCATCCTAATGTTCTTTTGGTGGAGAAATCCGTGTCCCGTTATGCTCAAGATTACCTTCTTGCCAAAGATATTTCACTTGTTCTCAACATTAAGAGGCCACTCTTAGAGCGTATAGCCCGCTGCACTGGTGCCCAAATTGTTCCATCCATTGATCATCTAACATCGCCAAAGTTGGGTTATTGTGATGTGTTCCACGTGGAGAAATTTTTGA AGCATGGAAGTGCCGGGCAAGGTGGAA GATTGACAAAGACTCTAATGTTTTTTGAGGGTTGCCCGAAGCCTCTGGGTTATACA ATTTTACTCAAGGGTGCCAATGGAGATGAACTGAAAAAGGTGAAACATGTTGTCCAATATGGAGTTTTTGCAGCTTATCACTTGGCTCTTGAGACATCATTTCTAGCTGATGAAGGTGCCACGCTTCCAGAGCTCCCTTTAAAGTCTCCTATAACTGTTGCCTTACCCGATAAACCATCAAGTATTGACAGGTCTATTTCCATTGTACCTGGCTTTACCATCCCATCCTCCAGGAAGCCGATGGCTTCTCAATCTATTAATGAATTGCAGAAATCCAACAAAGGTGTTGTCTCAGATGGTCCATCATTTGCCAACAATTTACAAGGGGGCAAATCTACAGAGGCCAATTTATCTTGCTTGTCCAAAGGTCCTCAGACCGTGTCAAACTCCAAGGAATCTGTTTTTGACTCTGTTGAAGATGTTTCTTCCTTGAATTCACAATCTGCTTCAAGGATGGAAACCTCTTCTTGTGACTATGTTCCCTCATCAAATCTTGCATTTTGCAAGGTTGGAGTTGACCCTAAAGAATctgtaaaaagaaaaacaactagCAGTGGAGAAGATTTAACAGGTAACCAGtttatttctctttctcaaaAATTATCAGAAGCACCACAGCAACGTGGTGGCAGTCATCATGCTGATTGCGCTTTGTTGGCTGCATTTCATCTAGATGACCCAGGGATGGCATCCTCAAAACAAGAGCCTATTAACAATAATGAAGAGGCAGGGTCCTCGAAGGATGAGTTTAGTCCATCACCTTCAGACCACCAGAGCATTTTGGTGTCGTTATCAACACGTTGTGTGTTGAAGGGCACTGTGTGTGAACGGTCTCATCTCTTCCGGATCAAATACTATGGGAGCTTTGATAAGCCTTTGGGGCGATTTTTACAAGATCATCTATTTGATCAG AGCTCCCGTTGTCGTTCATGTGAGATGCCATCTGAGGCACATGTTCATTGTTATACTCATCGGCAAGGTAGCCTGACGATATCTGTTAAGAAACTACCAGATCCTCCCTTACCAGGAGAACGGGAAGGCAAGATTTGGATGTGGCATAGGTGCTTGCGATGCCCTCGGACCAATGGATTCCCTCCAGCCACAAGAAGAGTTGTAATGTCTGATGCTGCTTGGGGCTTATCCTTCGGGAAATTTTTGGAGCTTAGCTTTTCTAACCATGCAGCTGCTAGCAGAGTTGCAAGCTGTGGTCATTCCCTTCACAGAGATTGTCTTCGATTTTATGG ATTCGGGAGAATGGTTGCTTGTTTTCGATATGCTTCCATTGATGTCCATTCTGTTTATCTTCCACCTTCAAAACTGGAATTTAATCATGATAATCAGGAGTGGATACAAAGTGAAGCAAATGAG GTGAGTAACAGGGCAGAATTCCTTTTTAGTGAAGTGTACAATGCTCTTCAAAAGTTTTCAGAGAAATTATTAGGTTCAGAGTCCAATAATTGTGGCATAAAGGCACCTGAAAGAAGAAGCTGCATCGAAGAACTGGAAGCAATTTTCCAAAAGATAGAAAAGAATTTCAGGTTGTTG gaTTCTTTACAGGAAGTGCTTTGTAAGGAAGTGAAAGTTGGCCAACCTGTTATTGACATTCTTGAGGTCAATAAGTTGCGCAGGAAAATGCTCTTTCTTTCTTATATTTGGGACCAACGTCTGATACATGCATATAGTTCACTTAACAATAATATCCAGGAAGTTATAAGCAGTCCCACCCCAAAGCTTGGACTGAAGCCTACGAGTTCTGTGGAGAAGCTTGTTGAGATGAATGTTAGTCCCAAGCCAACTAAAGTCATTAGTGGCTGCAGCTCTGCCCTAGTTGAGAACAAGCCTGATATAAACATGAATCAAGTAGGCAATACTGATGAAATTAGCAAGCCAGGTGGCAGTCAGAAAGAAAAACACATGGACCAGAACTTCGATAACAGGAAGGAGGCCGAATCATCTCTTTCTTCTAGTGCAAATAGCAGCCAGAAATCTGATTCTGTGGAGTCTGAAAGAGTTAAAAGAGGAGTCCTGTCAGAAGGGGAATTTCCAAGTATGGAAAATTTATCTGACACCCTTGAGGCAGCATGGACTGGTGAAACTCATCCAGGTAGCGTACTTCCTAAGGAGAATGGTTTCAGTGTTCCTGATTCAGCTGTGGCGGATATGTCAGCTGCAGTAAGTTCAGATCCAGGAAATCGTGCTAGTGGTCGTGGTGAAATGGAAGTGGCACGTTCTCCTCAGTCTGATCTGCCTACTAAAGGACTTGAAAGTATGGAGAAGCCTATGAGCTGGGAAAGCATGCCATTTCCAAATTTTCATGACTCATTTAATAAGAATTCTTCATTCAATGTTCAAAAACTCAATATCAGTGAGTATAATCCAGTCTATATCTCATCATTTAGGGAGTTGGAAAAGCAAAGTGGTCCCAGGTTGCTACTTCCTGTTGGTGTTAATGAGACAGTCGTGCCTGTTTATGATGATGAGCCTGCTAGTATTATAGCCTATGCACTTGTCTCATCAGATTACCATTCACAGATCTCTGAGCTGGAGAGACGAAAAGATGCTGTTGATTCTGCAGTTTCGTCATCACTTTTTGATTCAATAAACCTGCTCTCACTTAATTCTTTTAGTGACATATCTGATACTTACAGAAGCTTTGGTTCTGGTGATGATAGTATACTGTCTTTGTCTGGGTCACAAATCTCCCTGGTTTCTGACCCCCTCTTGTACACAAAGGATTTGCATGCCAGAGTTTCTTTTACCGATGATGGTCCCCTTGGGAAGGTGAAGTACTCAGTAACTTGTTACTACGCAAAGCGGTTTGAGAGCTTGAGGAGGACTTGCTGCCCTTCTGAGCTGGATTTTATACGGTCTCTCAGTCGTTGTAAGAAGTGGGACGCCCAAGGCGGCAAGAGCAAAGTCTTCTTTGCAAAAACTTTAGATGACCGATTTATCATCAAACAGGTTACAAAGACAGAACTAGAATCATTCGTCAAGTTTGGACCAGCTTATTTCAAGTATTTGTCTGATTCAATCAATACAAGAAGCCCAACTTGCCTGGCAAAGATTTTGGGCATATACCAG GTTTCATCAAAGCACCTTAAAGGAGGGAAGGAATCAAAAATGGATGTTTTGGTGATGGAAAATCTTCTCTTCAGGCGTAAGGTTACAAGGCTTTATGACCTTAAAGGATCTTCACGATCAAGGTATAATCCTGATACAAGTGGCAGTAACAAAGTTCTTCTGGATCAAAATTTGATTGAAGCAATGCCGACTTCTCCAATTTTTGTTGGAAGCAAAGCGAAGCGGTTGTTGGAGAGGGCTGTCTGGAATGACACTTCCTTTCTTGCT TTAGTTGATGTAATGGACTATTCATTACTAGTTGGGGTGGACGAGGAAAAACATGAGCTTGTTCTTGGAATAATTGATTTCATGAGGCAATACACATGGGACAAGCACCTTGAAACTTGGGTGAAGACGTCAGGCATTCTTGGCGGGCAAAACGCACCTCCAACAGTGATCTCGCCCCAACAGTACAAGAAAAGATTCAGAAAAGCTATGACTGCTTATTTTCTCATGGTGCCAGACCAGTGGTCTCCTCCGACAATTGCTCCTAGTGGGTCACAGACAGACCTTTGTGAAGAAAATACTCAAGGTGGTAACTCTGTTGAATGA